In Synergistales bacterium, a single window of DNA contains:
- a CDS encoding bifunctional heptose 7-phosphate kinase/heptose 1-phosphate adenyltransferase, protein MPAEAFQIIESIQGLPVLVIGDVMLDTYYQGTAGRISPEAPVPVVRIDGEHHVPGGAGNVAFNLARLGCSVSLAGLVGDDEPGGVLRTLLDEAGIDSSGLYAAPGPTTRKTRVLAATQHLVRMDVEERRGLAAGQMESFAASLSRLFAGVAVVVLSDYGKGLCDDALCPLVIEQCRGRGIPVLVDPKGEDWERYRGAAMVTPNLGELSLAAGDAVPNDDSAVAATGELVRERYDLSRLLVTRSGAGMSLIGPEGAQHRHTEAREISDVSGAGDTVAAVMAGALGAGRDLSVAMLAANRAAGIVVGKAGTYAVSAEELKRELRVHPEEGRLTEPFSAAVAADWDDALGQVQRWRRCGFRVAFTNGCFDLLHPGHIDCLAEARRMADRLVVAVNSDSSVRRLKGPDRPLQDQQSRVKVLSALAAVDMVVVFDGDTPAELVRRLRPDVLVKGGDYRPDEVAGAESADSVEIVPFVQDHSTTDLVERIRSRR, encoded by the coding sequence ATGCCGGCTGAAGCATTCCAGATCATCGAGAGCATCCAGGGGCTGCCGGTGCTGGTGATCGGCGACGTGATGCTCGACACCTACTACCAGGGGACCGCAGGGCGCATCTCTCCGGAGGCCCCCGTGCCGGTGGTGCGGATCGACGGGGAGCACCACGTGCCCGGCGGCGCAGGGAATGTGGCGTTCAACCTCGCCCGGCTGGGCTGTTCGGTCTCGCTGGCCGGGCTGGTGGGCGACGACGAACCCGGTGGGGTGCTCCGCACCCTCCTGGACGAAGCGGGGATCGACAGCAGCGGACTGTACGCCGCGCCGGGGCCGACGACGCGCAAGACCAGGGTGCTGGCCGCCACCCAGCATCTGGTGCGTATGGATGTGGAAGAGCGCCGGGGTCTCGCCGCAGGACAGATGGAATCCTTCGCGGCCTCCCTGTCCCGCCTCTTCGCCGGCGTGGCCGTTGTGGTGCTCTCCGACTACGGCAAGGGCCTCTGTGACGACGCGCTCTGCCCTCTGGTGATCGAGCAGTGTCGCGGACGGGGCATCCCCGTTCTGGTGGACCCCAAGGGGGAGGACTGGGAGCGCTACCGCGGCGCCGCCATGGTGACCCCCAACCTGGGTGAGCTCTCCCTGGCCGCCGGAGACGCAGTGCCCAACGACGACAGCGCCGTGGCCGCCACGGGGGAGCTGGTGCGGGAGCGGTACGACCTCTCCCGCCTGCTGGTCACACGCTCCGGCGCCGGGATGAGCCTCATCGGGCCCGAGGGAGCGCAGCACCGGCACACCGAAGCAAGGGAGATCTCCGATGTCTCCGGTGCCGGCGACACCGTCGCCGCCGTCATGGCCGGCGCCCTCGGGGCGGGGCGGGATCTCTCCGTCGCCATGCTGGCGGCCAACCGGGCCGCCGGTATCGTGGTGGGCAAGGCCGGCACCTACGCCGTCAGCGCTGAGGAGCTCAAACGTGAACTCCGTGTCCATCCCGAGGAGGGCCGTCTGACGGAACCCTTCTCCGCCGCCGTGGCCGCCGACTGGGACGATGCCCTGGGACAGGTGCAGCGCTGGCGGCGGTGCGGCTTCCGGGTGGCCTTCACCAACGGCTGTTTCGATCTGCTCCACCCCGGACACATCGACTGCCTTGCCGAGGCCCGGAGGATGGCCGACCGGCTTGTGGTGGCCGTCAACAGCGACAGCTCGGTACGGCGGCTCAAGGGGCCGGACCGTCCGCTGCAGGACCAGCAGTCGCGGGTCAAGGTGCTCTCGGCGCTTGCTGCGGTGGATATGGTGGTGGTCTTCGACGGGGACACCCCCGCCGAGCTGGTGCGGCGGCTGCGTCCCGATGTGCTCGTCAAGGGGGGCGACTACAGACCCGACGAGGTGGCCGGGGCGGAGAGCGCCGACAGTGTGGAGATCGTCCCCTTCGTGCAGGACCACTCCACCACCGACCTGGTGGAGCGGATCCGGTCGCGCCGGTAG
- a CDS encoding S-layer homology domain-containing protein encodes MKKLVVLLTAVMVVAFAAPAFAANPFMDVPMNHWAYDAISQLAAKGVVNGYPDGTFRGNQPMTRYEMATIVARALAVVDMDKASKQDVEMLKKLVVEFKDELDALGVKVDDLDERVAVLEEDIGGWTFWGELRSDWKFADQANGTYTEGDTDIVGTRYRLWMRKYVDDKVTFTGRITGEDATWSRFNVTIQMPWDIEATIGKMYWCWGCNAGLYNDWDTWFDDNTRYGALFTKDFGLGTANLYVTHTEDGTAGAQDLYDYALRFNFDINEKMRFAAMYRGRQYDDENAALADGANPENQWNMMEADFTVNFTPDVAMKGAYMVKDIDYIGAMPAGFEDSPAGYKAILDVGQDTLRFTSAWLEYGHMDGNFTTDIQPIGWVSSAAYDVFTTGGSSTGFDRNYGYGYLNQQWTDKFSTFQRYASIEVDRAGDYDLANLGAGMKYWYTPNMYFELYYGDWDYGDAINAAGTPDDNVVRLRTRVYF; translated from the coding sequence ATGAAGAAACTTGTTGTACTGCTCACAGCAGTCATGGTCGTGGCCTTTGCGGCCCCGGCCTTCGCGGCCAATCCCTTCATGGACGTACCCATGAACCACTGGGCCTACGACGCCATCAGCCAGCTGGCTGCCAAGGGCGTTGTCAACGGCTATCCCGACGGCACCTTCCGCGGCAATCAGCCCATGACCCGCTACGAGATGGCCACCATCGTCGCCCGAGCCCTCGCCGTCGTTGACATGGACAAGGCGAGCAAGCAGGACGTCGAGATGCTCAAGAAGCTCGTCGTCGAGTTCAAGGACGAGCTGGACGCACTGGGCGTCAAGGTTGACGATCTCGACGAGCGCGTCGCCGTACTCGAAGAGGACATCGGCGGCTGGACTTTCTGGGGCGAGCTGCGTTCCGACTGGAAGTTCGCCGATCAGGCGAACGGCACCTACACCGAAGGCGACACCGACATCGTAGGAACGCGCTATCGTCTCTGGATGCGCAAGTATGTGGACGACAAGGTGACCTTCACCGGCCGGATTACGGGCGAGGATGCAACGTGGTCCCGTTTCAACGTGACCATCCAGATGCCCTGGGACATCGAGGCTACCATCGGTAAGATGTACTGGTGCTGGGGCTGCAATGCCGGTCTTTACAACGACTGGGATACCTGGTTCGACGACAACACCCGCTACGGTGCCCTCTTTACGAAGGACTTCGGTCTGGGTACCGCCAACCTGTACGTCACCCACACCGAGGATGGCACGGCAGGCGCGCAGGATCTCTATGACTATGCCCTGCGTTTCAACTTCGACATCAACGAGAAGATGCGCTTCGCCGCCATGTACCGCGGACGTCAGTACGACGACGAGAACGCCGCTCTTGCCGACGGCGCCAATCCCGAGAACCAGTGGAATATGATGGAAGCCGACTTCACGGTCAACTTCACGCCCGATGTGGCGATGAAGGGTGCCTACATGGTCAAGGACATCGACTACATTGGTGCCATGCCTGCCGGTTTCGAGGACAGCCCCGCCGGTTACAAGGCGATCCTGGATGTCGGTCAGGACACGCTGCGGTTCACCAGCGCCTGGCTCGAGTACGGCCACATGGATGGAAACTTCACCACCGATATCCAGCCGATCGGTTGGGTGAGCTCTGCCGCGTACGATGTCTTCACCACCGGCGGCAGCAGCACCGGTTTCGACCGGAACTACGGCTACGGCTATCTGAACCAGCAGTGGACCGACAAGTTCAGCACCTTCCAGCGGTATGCCAGCATTGAGGTCGACCGCGCAGGCGACTACGACCTCGCCAACCTCGGTGCAGGCATGAAGTACTGGTACACGCCGAACATGTACTTCGAGCTCTACTACGGCGACTGGGACTACGGTGATGCCATCAATGCCGCCGGCACGCCCGACGACAATGTTGTCCGCCTCCGTACCCGCGTCTACTTCTAA
- the fsa gene encoding fructose-6-phosphate aldolase, whose product MRFFLDTANLDEIRQGVAWGVVTGVTTNPSLVAREGAADFHGRVREIADIVPGPVNAEVTALDTDGMVKEGRELAALHPHVVVKIPMTPAGMGAVHRLAAERIKTNVTLVFSPQQALLAATAGAAYVSPFIGRLDDIGEDGIGLVETLAHLMTVHDLQSEVIAASIRHPKHVLDAAMAGAEIATVPFSVLEKLFHHPLTKAGIERFMEDWEAYGRRNG is encoded by the coding sequence ATGAGGTTTTTTCTTGATACAGCCAATCTCGACGAGATCCGGCAGGGTGTGGCGTGGGGTGTCGTGACCGGTGTCACCACCAACCCTTCTCTTGTGGCCAGGGAGGGCGCGGCGGATTTCCACGGCAGGGTCCGGGAGATCGCCGACATCGTCCCTGGCCCCGTCAACGCCGAGGTGACCGCCCTCGATACGGATGGTATGGTGAAAGAGGGGCGGGAACTGGCCGCCCTCCATCCCCATGTGGTGGTCAAGATCCCCATGACCCCTGCGGGCATGGGGGCGGTGCACCGGCTTGCGGCCGAGCGGATCAAAACGAACGTGACCCTGGTGTTTTCCCCCCAGCAGGCGCTGCTCGCCGCAACGGCGGGTGCCGCCTATGTCAGTCCCTTTATCGGGCGGCTCGACGACATCGGCGAGGACGGCATCGGGCTGGTGGAGACACTGGCCCACCTGATGACTGTCCACGATCTCCAGTCAGAGGTCATCGCCGCCAGTATCCGGCACCCCAAACACGTGCTCGATGCAGCCATGGCGGGTGCGGAGATCGCCACGGTTCCCTTCTCGGTGCTGGAAAAGCTCTTCCACCATCCTCTGACCAAGGCGGGGATAGAGCGTTTCATGGAAGACTGGGAAGCATACGGGAGAAGAAATGGCTGA
- a CDS encoding 3-deoxy-D-manno-octulosonic acid transferase — translation MGLRSGACGVLYRTAVPVAYTLAYPWLARRYRIGLAERRGFYDEDVRRLGGKHPLWVHAVSVGEVQAAAPLLAAARAGGAPPLLLSTTTPTGKRMAETLSAGTMDRHIYYPWDVPRIVDRALAALQPRCYVAMETEIWPHLLQRLQRAGIPAFMANGRMSDAGFARYRRCRPFVARLLESFTLLMVRSSLDRERFLQLGAPPERVHVTGDCKVEAILNRREAARSSPEILGVRRTAGPGPLFVAGSTHPGEDAVVLDAFASLKARRSDARLVLVPRHPERAEGVLEQARACGTARLLSRMTPGWEILVADQVGVLFGLYSLACGAFIGGSLVPPRQGQNILEPAVWGVPAVHGPNMANFAEHTRRLDELGAAWTVSDSADLAGAMEIFAAGESSTVAGKRAMEYVSAIGGAATAAWRMIAECLERERPRL, via the coding sequence GTGGGGCTCCGCTCCGGCGCCTGTGGTGTGCTCTACCGGACGGCGGTACCGGTGGCGTATACCCTGGCCTACCCCTGGCTGGCCCGCCGCTACCGTATCGGCCTGGCGGAGCGGCGGGGATTCTACGACGAAGACGTGCGGCGCCTGGGCGGAAAACACCCCCTGTGGGTGCACGCCGTTTCCGTCGGGGAGGTGCAGGCGGCGGCGCCGCTGCTCGCCGCCGCCAGGGCCGGGGGCGCCCCGCCGCTGCTGCTCTCCACCACCACGCCCACAGGGAAACGGATGGCCGAAACCCTGTCCGCAGGGACGATGGACCGCCACATCTACTACCCCTGGGATGTCCCCCGGATCGTGGACCGCGCGCTTGCGGCGCTGCAGCCCCGCTGTTATGTGGCGATGGAAACCGAGATCTGGCCCCATCTCCTGCAACGCCTCCAGCGGGCCGGTATCCCCGCCTTCATGGCCAACGGCAGGATGAGCGACGCCGGCTTTGCCCGCTACCGGCGGTGCAGGCCCTTTGTGGCGCGGCTGCTGGAGAGCTTTACCCTGCTGATGGTGCGTTCTTCCCTGGATCGGGAGCGCTTTCTCCAGCTGGGCGCGCCGCCGGAACGGGTGCACGTCACCGGCGACTGCAAGGTGGAGGCGATCCTCAACCGCCGGGAGGCGGCGCGGAGCAGCCCGGAGATCCTGGGCGTGCGCAGGACGGCCGGCCCGGGGCCGCTGTTCGTCGCCGGGAGCACCCATCCCGGAGAAGACGCTGTGGTGCTCGATGCCTTTGCATCGCTCAAGGCAAGGCGGAGCGATGCCAGACTGGTGCTGGTGCCCCGTCACCCCGAACGGGCTGAGGGTGTCCTGGAGCAGGCCCGTGCCTGCGGGACGGCCCGGCTCCTTTCCAGGATGACACCGGGCTGGGAGATCCTGGTGGCGGACCAGGTAGGCGTCCTCTTCGGGCTCTACTCCCTGGCCTGCGGCGCCTTCATCGGCGGCAGCCTTGTCCCGCCCCGGCAGGGGCAGAACATCCTGGAGCCCGCTGTCTGGGGGGTGCCCGCGGTCCACGGGCCGAACATGGCCAATTTCGCCGAGCACACCCGGCGGCTTGACGAGCTCGGCGCCGCCTGGACGGTTTCGGACAGCGCCGATCTGGCCGGTGCGATGGAGATCTTTGCCGCCGGGGAGTCTTCCACCGTTGCAGGCAAGAGGGCGATGGAGTATGTTAGCGCTATCGGCGGGGCGGCCACGGCCGCCTGGCGGATGATTGCGGAGTGTCTTGAGAGAGAGCGGCCCCGGCTGTAG
- a CDS encoding ECF transporter S component, whose protein sequence is MKKTVSTSRTVALGAVLAAAVTAATMLHIPVPGFRVYFNLGEGVIYTAALLFGARYGAFAGGIGASMADLLLGYPLWAPLTFVIKGIEGYVVGKLGERSRILAMLAGAVLMTAGYTTAAGLLYGWKAAPVELVTDCIQTGIGILTALVLVPVLERRISGTSALPGHNGTSNRR, encoded by the coding sequence ATGAAAAAGACCGTCAGCACATCACGGACTGTTGCGCTCGGCGCCGTACTGGCCGCCGCCGTCACCGCGGCGACGATGCTCCACATCCCCGTTCCGGGGTTTCGGGTGTATTTCAATCTCGGCGAAGGGGTGATCTATACCGCCGCTCTGCTCTTCGGCGCCCGCTACGGCGCCTTCGCCGGCGGCATCGGCGCTTCCATGGCGGACCTGCTCCTGGGCTATCCCCTGTGGGCGCCGCTGACCTTTGTCATCAAGGGGATCGAAGGGTATGTGGTCGGCAAACTCGGCGAACGGAGCCGCATCCTCGCCATGCTCGCAGGTGCCGTGCTGATGACCGCCGGATACACCACCGCCGCAGGGCTGCTCTACGGATGGAAAGCCGCTCCGGTGGAGCTGGTGACCGATTGTATCCAGACAGGCATCGGCATCCTCACCGCTCTCGTCCTGGTCCCCGTTCTGGAACGCAGGATTTCGGGCACGTCGGCCCTCCCCGGCCACAACGGTACCTCGAACCGACGGTAG
- a CDS encoding iron-containing alcohol dehydrogenase, translating into MFMEMTVPGKVTFGQGALQQTARIVRTLGVERTVLVTNSSMEELGTADQLVGIVEETGADCCVYSGVKAAPTTESTDAVAELARENDCRLVLGLGGGSCLDVAKVVSVLLTNEGSASAYYGRNLLPNPGVPTVMIPTTAGSGAEASPTARLVRQSDGKKKSITDSSLLPAYTLLDPDLLVSLSPELTASTGMSALANAIEAYGSKYATVFSDVFAEEALGRFARNLRASYCSPDDMEARTEMLLAAYYAGLAAANSSPGLASALAQALETRYQLRHGIALAVMLPIVTEFNTHAAPEQYALTADMLESGIDEGPLRDQALACSEALEELVMDLDLPAGLEELDIEPDDEALQEVARMAMENEEAISGNPREVSLEACMAILRESLL; encoded by the coding sequence ATGTTTATGGAGATGACCGTCCCCGGAAAGGTGACCTTCGGACAGGGGGCCCTGCAGCAGACGGCCCGCATTGTCCGTACCCTGGGGGTAGAACGCACTGTACTGGTGACCAACAGTTCGATGGAGGAGCTTGGCACCGCCGACCAGCTTGTCGGGATCGTCGAGGAAACCGGCGCCGACTGCTGTGTCTATTCCGGCGTCAAGGCCGCCCCAACGACGGAGAGCACCGACGCCGTCGCCGAGCTGGCACGGGAGAACGACTGCCGGCTGGTCCTGGGTCTGGGCGGCGGCAGCTGTCTCGATGTGGCCAAGGTGGTGAGTGTGCTGCTCACCAACGAAGGGTCTGCGTCCGCCTACTACGGTCGCAACCTTCTGCCCAACCCGGGTGTGCCCACCGTCATGATCCCCACGACCGCCGGCTCGGGCGCCGAGGCCTCGCCGACGGCCCGTCTGGTGCGGCAGAGCGACGGCAAGAAAAAGAGCATCACCGACAGCAGTCTGCTGCCGGCCTACACGCTGCTGGATCCGGATCTGCTGGTCTCCCTCTCGCCGGAGCTTACCGCCTCTACCGGCATGAGCGCCCTGGCCAACGCCATCGAGGCCTACGGCAGCAAGTACGCCACCGTCTTCAGCGACGTCTTTGCCGAAGAGGCCCTGGGGCGGTTCGCCCGGAACCTCCGGGCGAGCTACTGCAGCCCCGACGATATGGAAGCCAGAACCGAGATGCTGCTCGCCGCCTACTACGCCGGTCTGGCCGCCGCCAACAGCAGCCCCGGCCTGGCCTCGGCGCTGGCCCAGGCCCTGGAGACCAGATACCAGCTCCGGCACGGCATCGCCCTTGCGGTGATGCTCCCCATCGTGACGGAGTTCAACACCCATGCCGCACCGGAGCAGTACGCCCTGACAGCCGATATGCTGGAGAGCGGGATCGACGAAGGACCCCTGCGCGATCAGGCCCTCGCCTGCTCCGAAGCACTGGAGGAACTGGTGATGGATCTGGATCTCCCTGCAGGACTGGAGGAGCTGGATATCGAACCCGACGACGAGGCGCTCCAGGAGGTGGCGAGGATGGCCATGGAGAACGAAGAGGCCATCTCGGGCAACCCCCGCGAGGTTTCCCTGGAGGCCTGCATGGCCATCCTGCGGGAAAGCCTGCTGTAG
- a CDS encoding KpsF/GutQ family sugar-phosphate isomerase: MTPLPREREGNQIAPESLLDVGVKVLSQEARELHRASRRIGDEMVEAARYVHQCRGRLVVTGMGKSGLIARKIAATFASLGTPAVFLHAAEGSHGDLGMVCREDVGFFLSQSGETREVLELLPYFRRLGAPVIAMTGGLRSRLARDADVVLDCSVSREADPLGLAPTSSTTLQLALGDALAGMATELLGLRQEDFALFHPGGALGRRLLLRVADLMGGGERLPVVRASAQVREALFEITSKGYGATAVLDDQETLRGVFTDGDLRRLMEDRGNEALSLPMHEVMTLAPATIGPDRLAAEAVLAMNKKKITVLLVMEEGRLVGILHLHALLEAGVA, translated from the coding sequence ATGACGCCACTGCCGAGAGAACGGGAAGGCAACCAGATCGCCCCGGAGAGCCTCCTGGACGTGGGAGTCAAGGTGCTCTCCCAGGAGGCCCGGGAGCTCCACAGGGCCTCCAGACGGATCGGCGACGAAATGGTGGAGGCCGCCCGATACGTCCACCAGTGCCGGGGGAGACTGGTGGTCACCGGCATGGGCAAGTCGGGCCTCATCGCCAGGAAGATCGCCGCCACCTTTGCCTCCCTGGGAACGCCGGCGGTCTTTCTCCATGCCGCCGAGGGCTCCCACGGCGACCTGGGGATGGTCTGCAGGGAAGATGTAGGCTTTTTCCTCAGCCAGAGCGGCGAGACCCGGGAGGTGCTGGAGCTGCTCCCCTACTTCCGGCGCCTGGGAGCCCCGGTGATCGCCATGACCGGCGGCCTGCGGTCCCGTCTCGCCAGGGACGCCGACGTGGTGCTGGACTGCTCCGTCTCCCGCGAGGCCGACCCCCTGGGCCTGGCCCCCACCAGCAGCACCACCCTGCAGCTCGCTCTGGGCGACGCCCTGGCCGGGATGGCCACGGAGCTCCTGGGACTCCGACAGGAGGACTTCGCCCTCTTCCATCCCGGCGGCGCTCTGGGCCGGCGGCTGCTGCTGCGGGTGGCCGACCTGATGGGCGGCGGGGAGCGGCTCCCTGTGGTGCGGGCATCCGCCCAGGTGCGGGAGGCGCTCTTCGAGATCACCAGCAAGGGCTACGGCGCCACCGCCGTGCTTGACGACCAGGAGACGCTGCGCGGTGTCTTCACCGACGGCGATCTCCGGCGTCTCATGGAAGACCGCGGCAACGAGGCGCTCTCCCTGCCCATGCACGAGGTGATGACCCTGGCGCCCGCCACCATCGGGCCGGATCGGCTGGCCGCCGAGGCGGTGCTGGCCATGAACAAAAAGAAGATCACCGTGCTGCTGGTGATGGAGGAGGGGCGTCTGGTGGGCATCCTCCATCTCCACGCGCTGCTGGAAGCGGGGGTCGCCTAG
- the pfkA gene encoding 6-phosphofructokinase → MQRIAVLTSGGDAPGMNAAVRAVARTGIYHGVEVVGVQRGFEGLLEGDVVPLTKSSVGGIIHRGGTILRTARCARFKQPEGVNEGLQQLKKMDIDGLVVIGGDGSFKGAAKLAEKGYPVVGVPATIDNDIAGTDETIGFDTAANTALHAVVNLRDTASSHDRLFIVEVMGREAGFLALYVGVASGAEYVVIPEVPFSMGKLCDKLHYAKTRGKTHSLIILAEGVMPAHDLAAQIQDTAGYDARITVLGHIQRGGAPTARDAILASRLGAFAVEELRDGRRGVMAGSICGAMQSSALSTAWETKKYLPPELFGLVDSLSI, encoded by the coding sequence ATGCAGCGCATAGCTGTGTTGACCAGCGGCGGCGACGCGCCGGGGATGAATGCCGCCGTCCGTGCCGTCGCCCGCACCGGGATCTACCACGGCGTGGAGGTCGTGGGGGTACAGCGGGGATTCGAAGGTCTCCTGGAAGGGGACGTGGTCCCTCTGACCAAGAGCTCCGTGGGGGGGATCATCCACCGCGGGGGCACCATCCTCCGCACGGCGCGCTGCGCACGGTTCAAGCAGCCCGAGGGCGTCAACGAGGGGCTCCAGCAGTTGAAAAAGATGGACATCGACGGTCTGGTGGTCATCGGCGGCGACGGCTCCTTCAAAGGAGCGGCGAAGCTGGCCGAAAAGGGCTATCCCGTGGTGGGCGTGCCGGCCACCATCGACAACGACATCGCCGGGACCGACGAGACCATCGGCTTTGACACCGCCGCCAACACGGCGCTCCATGCGGTGGTGAATCTCCGCGACACGGCCAGCAGCCACGACCGGCTCTTTATCGTGGAGGTGATGGGGCGCGAGGCGGGCTTCCTGGCCCTCTATGTGGGTGTGGCCAGCGGGGCGGAGTATGTGGTGATCCCCGAGGTGCCCTTCAGCATGGGCAAACTCTGTGATAAACTGCACTATGCCAAGACAAGGGGGAAGACCCACTCCCTCATCATTCTCGCCGAAGGCGTCATGCCGGCACACGATCTGGCGGCGCAGATCCAGGATACCGCCGGCTACGACGCGCGGATCACCGTGCTGGGGCATATCCAGCGCGGCGGCGCGCCGACGGCCCGGGACGCCATCCTCGCCTCCCGTCTCGGTGCCTTCGCCGTGGAGGAGCTGCGCGACGGCCGGAGGGGTGTCATGGCGGGGTCGATCTGTGGGGCCATGCAGTCCAGCGCGCTTTCCACCGCCTGGGAGACCAAGAAGTACCTCCCGCCGGAGCTCTTCGGCCTTGTCGATTCGCTGAGTATCTAA
- a CDS encoding DUF4392 domain-containing protein, whose product MAETIRRTTENRGRLREAARRLTALFASNMPKRELSRLARPEQWRAAADLLAAAERPVLVTGFFVPEAEAPETDGPPGAMVLADTLRRLGKSPQLVTDAFCRQAVEPAAVSLYGLPLHCAADAEDVLALRPDALVFIERVGRAGDGRYYNMRGRDISSWTPPLDDAAAEAAGRGIPVVAIGDGGNEAGMGCFRRALPGLIPRFAGFCSVVSADAPLPVDVSNWGGYGLAALLALMEDDTDAFVHSPEGEGCLLEALVDAGCVDGVSLRREPSADGYPLEVHQECVAHLQGIVTGT is encoded by the coding sequence ATGGCCGAGACAATCCGGCGGACCACGGAGAACAGGGGGAGGCTGAGGGAGGCAGCCCGGCGGCTGACCGCACTGTTTGCCTCCAATATGCCGAAACGGGAGCTCTCCAGGCTCGCCAGACCGGAACAGTGGCGTGCGGCGGCGGACCTGCTGGCCGCCGCGGAGCGTCCGGTGCTTGTGACGGGGTTCTTTGTGCCCGAGGCGGAGGCGCCGGAGACCGACGGACCACCCGGCGCGATGGTGCTGGCCGATACCCTCCGGCGCCTGGGGAAGAGCCCCCAGCTGGTGACCGACGCGTTCTGCCGGCAGGCGGTGGAGCCTGCGGCCGTATCGCTGTACGGCCTTCCCCTGCACTGTGCGGCCGATGCAGAAGATGTGCTTGCCCTCCGTCCCGATGCACTGGTCTTCATCGAGCGGGTGGGTCGGGCCGGCGATGGCCGCTACTACAATATGCGGGGTCGCGATATCTCCTCCTGGACGCCGCCCCTGGACGACGCGGCCGCGGAGGCCGCCGGAAGAGGGATCCCCGTGGTCGCCATCGGGGACGGCGGGAACGAGGCGGGGATGGGCTGTTTCCGCAGGGCGTTGCCCGGCCTGATCCCCCGTTTCGCCGGGTTCTGCAGCGTGGTGTCCGCCGATGCCCCGCTGCCGGTGGATGTCTCCAACTGGGGCGGCTACGGACTGGCCGCCCTGCTTGCGCTGATGGAAGACGATACAGATGCCTTTGTGCATTCGCCGGAAGGCGAAGGGTGCCTTCTGGAAGCCCTGGTGGATGCCGGCTGTGTGGACGGCGTGTCGCTGCGGCGGGAACCCTCGGCGGATGGCTATCCCCTGGAGGTGCACCAGGAGTGTGTGGCGCACCTCCAGGGGATCGTTACGGGAACCTGA
- the kdsA gene encoding 3-deoxy-8-phosphooctulonate synthase, translated as MVAPVHVGGLAVGADRLTVIAGPCAFESLEMGLEVARKAKETCRRLGMQYIFKASFDKANRTSVESYRGPGMEQGLAWLAAVREQVGVPVVTDIHEPGQAQAVAECVDLLQIPAFLCRQTDLLLAAGRTGLPVQVKKGQFVSPADMERVAAKVASTGNSGLLLCERGTFFGYNQLVVDFRGLVAMRRFGYPVVFDATHSVQRPGGAGGTSGGDRQYIQALTRGAVAIGVDALFLETHPEPDRARSDGPNMVPLPRLDALLGEVAAVGAVTRRLGFADPRWLEGGGTE; from the coding sequence ATGGTAGCACCTGTACATGTGGGCGGGCTCGCCGTCGGTGCGGATCGGCTGACGGTGATCGCCGGCCCCTGTGCCTTTGAATCCCTGGAGATGGGGCTGGAGGTGGCCCGGAAGGCGAAGGAGACATGTCGGCGGCTGGGGATGCAGTACATCTTCAAGGCCTCCTTCGACAAGGCCAACCGCACCTCCGTGGAGAGCTACCGAGGGCCCGGCATGGAGCAGGGCCTCGCCTGGCTCGCCGCGGTGCGGGAGCAGGTGGGCGTGCCGGTGGTGACGGATATCCACGAACCGGGCCAGGCGCAGGCTGTGGCGGAGTGCGTCGATCTGCTGCAGATCCCCGCCTTTCTCTGTCGGCAGACCGATCTGCTTCTCGCGGCGGGCCGTACCGGCCTGCCGGTGCAGGTGAAAAAGGGCCAGTTCGTCTCCCCGGCCGACATGGAACGCGTGGCGGCCAAGGTGGCCTCCACCGGCAACAGCGGCCTCCTGCTCTGCGAGCGGGGCACCTTCTTCGGCTACAATCAGCTGGTGGTGGACTTCCGGGGCCTGGTGGCCATGCGGCGGTTCGGCTATCCCGTGGTCTTCGACGCCACCCACAGCGTCCAGCGGCCCGGCGGGGCGGGCGGCACCAGCGGCGGCGACCGGCAGTACATCCAGGCGCTGACCCGGGGTGCCGTGGCGATCGGGGTGGACGCCCTCTTTCTGGAGACCCATCCGGAACCGGACCGGGCAAGGAGCGACGGCCCCAACATGGTGCCCCTCCCCCGGCTCGACGCGCTGCTGGGGGAGGTCGCCGCCGTGGGCGCCGTGACACGGCGGCTGGGCTTTGCAGATCCCCGCTGGTTGGAAGGAGGCGGAACGGAATGA